Genomic segment of Bacteroidia bacterium:
AATTTTGGATATATTCATAAGTACAACGTAAATATACGAAGTATATTGCGCGTTTTCAAAACAGAGATGAATTTTGTAACAGTTTAAGCACTAGGATTTTTTGGGCGTGCCCTTGTGGGCGTTTCGCTACGCTCATGCCCACAAGGTCGGCGTGCTGCGGGCTACGTGCAGAATGCCCCACACCTTGCACCAGTGAGGGGCACGCCCAAGATGAATCTACTTTCTTATCCACAAAAAATTTATTCTCAAAGCAAAAGGTTGATAGTATTTCGCAAAGCAATACACTCTTTCAATCCTTCTGACCAGTGTGGTATAGAAAGGTTAAAAGTTTGTTTTGTTTTATTTTTATCAAGGACAGAATAGGCAGGTCGCTGTGCTAAGGTAGGATACTGTGCAGATAAAATAGGTAAAACTTGACAATCTAAATTTTGCATCGCTACAATCTGATAAGCAAAGTCATACCATGAGCATACTCCTTCGTTACTGTAATGAAAAATCCCTTTTGAAGAAGGAAAGTGCATACATATTTGTAAGAGGGCTTCGGCTAAATGTATTGTATATGTAGGTGTGCCTACTTGGTCATAGACTACGTTAAGTTGTTTTTTTTCTTTGCCTAAGCGAGTGATGGTATTAAAAAAATTATGTCCGAAGGGCGAGTATAGCCAAGAAGTTCGGATAATAATATAATTTTCGCAGTTTTCTATGATGGCGAGTTCGCCGTTGCGTTTTGTTCTGCCGTAGATATTGAGCGGATAAGTAGCATCCGTTTCAGTGTAGGGGGTATTTTTTTGCCCATCAAACACAAAATCGGTAGAAAGGTGTATTAGTCGGATATTTTTTCTTTGGCAAGTTATGGCTATTTGTTCTACGGCGTTAGTGTTAATTTGAGTGGCGAGGTTAATTTCTTGTTCTGCTTTATCCACAGCAGTGTAAGCAGCGGCATTGATGCAAACGTCTATTTTATGCGTACTGACAAATATATCAAATGTTTGAGGTTGAGTGAGGTTAATTATGTTTCTATCTGCGTATAAGATATTGAGATGTGCAAATTTTTGTTGATGCACGTATTGTATGGATTTACCGAGTTGTCCTGATGCTCCTGTTACGAGAATGTTCATATTTTTTTGAATGTTTTATTTTTGGGCGTGTCCTTGTGGGCGTTTCGCTTGCGCTCATGCCCACAAGGTCGGCGTGCTTCGGGCTACGCTTCGCTTCGGTGCTGCGCTGCGCTCCGCACTGGGCTAACGCCCACCCTCCGCATGCCTCACGCAATTTTATCCTATCAATTTAAGTTTGACAAGGTCTTGTATATCCAACATTCCAATTGGTGTATTGTTTTCTGTAACAATGATATTATCTATTTGATGTTGGCGAAATAGATTGACAGCTTCATACAGCAGTGCGTCAGCGTTGATGGTAATCGGCGGATGATAAGAAAAGTCGCTCATTTTAGCTTCTGTGATGGATTTACCTTTTTCTTTAAGTTGCCTACGGATATCGCCATCTGTAAAAATGCCCACAAGTTTGCCAAAGTCATCTACCACTGAAACTGCTCCAAGCTTTGAATCGGTCATTTGGACCATAGCATCAAGAAGTGTTTGTTTAAGCGTTACAGTAGGATTTTGGGGGCGTATAACTTCTTTAACTCGGATAGTCATCAAGCGAGTATGTTCAAAAAATTGGTCTATGCCAAGCGTAGTAAGAGTGTTGTCGCAAAGTTTTTGCATAACGCTCCAAGGTACGGTACACGCATGGGCGCCAAGCAAAATGGCTTGTCTTACGTGTTCAGCGTGTCTTACCGAAGAAACCATTACTTTGGTATCGTATCCATAAACTTCTACGGTTTGTACGCAGTCTTCAATAAGTTTCATGGCGTCATGTCCTTGGTCATGCAGTCTACCTACTAATGGACAAACGTACGCTGCGCCTGCTTCCATTGCCATGTAAGCTTGATTAAGCGTGTAAATTAAATGTACATTAACCAACTGCCCTTGCAAAGAAAGTTTTTTGCATGCTTTTACGCCTTCGTTAGAAATTGGTATTTTGAACACTAAGGTACATTTTGAATGTAAAGGTAGAGCTAACAACCGTTCAGCTTCTTTGATAATTTCATCTGCGGTAGCACCCAGCGCTTCTACGTGAAGTAGCGGTACCTTTTCAGATAATTTTACAATTGCGCCATCTATATCTGTGATGCCGTGCCTGTGCATAAAAGTTGGCGTCGTCGTTAAACCTGTGATGATGCCCAAATCCAAAGCGGCATCTATCTCTTTGAAGTCCACCGAATCTAAATAGAGTTCCATTTTTTGTATTCTAACAGAGTGCAAAACTATACTTTTTTTGCGTATCAAAAAATTTACCTACTTTTGAGCTATGAAAATTTCCGCAGCCTTTGCTTTGCTCTTAGTAACAACCTTAATTTTAACGCTATTTGGTTGCTCAAAGAAAAAAGCCAGCTCGGCAGAGTTTAACAAGCTACTAGAGCAAGCACAAGCTAAGGTCAATACAGGAGATTATACAGGGGCAATAGCCGATTTAGAAAAGGCTATTCAATTAGATAAGAAAAATGCAGAAGCTTTTTATTGGATGGGCAGAGCTTACATGGCTATAGAAAAATCCCCTTATCCTAAAACGATAGAAAACTTTCAAAAAACAGTTGCACTTGACCCTG
This window contains:
- the rfbD gene encoding dTDP-4-dehydrorhamnose reductase, with product MNILVTGASGQLGKSIQYVHQQKFAHLNILYADRNIINLTQPQTFDIFVSTHKIDVCINAAAYTAVDKAEQEINLATQINTNAVEQIAITCQRKNIRLIHLSTDFVFDGQKNTPYTETDATYPLNIYGRTKRNGELAIIENCENYIIIRTSWLYSPFGHNFFNTITRLGKEKKQLNVVYDQVGTPTYTIHLAEALLQICMHFPSSKGIFHYSNEGVCSWYDFAYQIVAMQNLDCQVLPILSAQYPTLAQRPAYSVLDKNKTKQTFNLSIPHWSEGLKECIALRNTINLLL
- a CDS encoding CBS domain-containing protein, with translation MELYLDSVDFKEIDAALDLGIITGLTTTPTFMHRHGITDIDGAIVKLSEKVPLLHVEALGATADEIIKEAERLLALPLHSKCTLVFKIPISNEGVKACKKLSLQGQLVNVHLIYTLNQAYMAMEAGAAYVCPLVGRLHDQGHDAMKLIEDCVQTVEVYGYDTKVMVSSVRHAEHVRQAILLGAHACTVPWSVMQKLCDNTLTTLGIDQFFEHTRLMTIRVKEVIRPQNPTVTLKQTLLDAMVQMTDSKLGAVSVVDDFGKLVGIFTDGDIRRQLKEKGKSITEAKMSDFSYHPPITINADALLYEAVNLFRQHQIDNIIVTENNTPIGMLDIQDLVKLKLIG
- a CDS encoding tetratricopeptide repeat protein, which codes for MKISAAFALLLVTTLILTLFGCSKKKASSAEFNKLLEQAQAKVNTGDYTGAIADLEKAIQLDKKNAEAFYWMGRAYMAIEKSPYPKTIENFQKTVALDPDHALAYCAMAAAYDMSKEEAKACEAATKSIAAFEKKGIKSEHKMVYQQAVMLKNINCK